The Denticeps clupeoides chromosome 4, fDenClu1.1, whole genome shotgun sequence genome segment tatatacacaaaaatgtggcaattaaaaaaaagtattaaatgaATTACTCATACAAgcctttcaattttttttaagaagcacACAAATCAAAACTCAAATCTAAAATTATTCAACAGAActtaaagatgaaaaaaataattccataGTCATAATATTATTGACTTATTATTGACCAGCTTGTCTGTGACCTAGTCTGGGTCTGCTAATATCATTGCCCAGACCATCACCTTCTCCATTATGTGACCTAGATGAGCACAGCCCACCTCAGACTCTCTCTGGAAGATGACCACTCGCCCCCCCTTGTCCCCCGTTGCCAACAGATCCCCTGTGTGGTTAAACTCGACCGTTGAAATGACATCAGCTGGAGACAAGGACCAAAAATGTAGAGTCAGAGTGTGAAAATGGAGAGTGGATACAGACGAATTCCAATCACACAGCAATAGCCAATTCATCATCATATCATTGAATGCACACTGGGGAGGACAACCATGCGTCAAAGAATGTCATACTGATACAAAAGAATTAAGAAGGACGTTTAAGGACAATTTAAGAAGGACATTTCACGGTCTGACTTGCTGAGGATAAGATTTCTGTAAATAGAAAACCAATTTGGTAGCACTGGTGTCTGGTTTTCTCTGGATCAGGGAATGGTTTCCTAAAATATTACACTCAtcatttctctttatttagaCTGCATAAGCCCTTTCCACACAGTCGGGCTGACTTTATGAACCTGCCTTCACATACAGGTGGCAAATGAAAGGAATAGCATTTTGTGCTATTTTCATATAAAGGGCCGAAACAACGGCCCCAAATAGATCATCAAATAGATGGAGATCTTTTGACTGAAGCTCCTATCACATGAACATTTCTGAATTCATCAACCATTCAGTGATACCCATGACCTGTAGAAAGGGGAATGATCGTGTTTCATCGTAGGGTGAAAGTGATCCTTCGCAATACAAGTTTGTATTGATTTGCAGTGACTCTTCCTTCAGTTAGGACACATGCACCCTCCACTCATTTATTCTGGTTTACCCTGTAATTTCTCCCCCTCTGAATGTCACAATCATTACATTTAaccacattaaaaccaaacGGCTGTCTGCCCAGAACAGGACATTTCCAGAGTTAATATATTTAACAGAATTCCTTTTCGTGGAGTTTTCAGGGTGGCGGCAGGGGCCTGGCCTACCTTCTGTGACGTAGTCTCGGAGGAAGCTGTGGTTGATTTTGGGGCTCTCACCGTCCTCACCCATCGGAAGCGGCGGGGTGCCCAAGCGCGCCCGTCCGGAGGTGAGCCGTCCAATCCAAGCTGTCTCGCCCCCCCGGAACTCCGCCCATACTGCTGTGGCAGCCTAGTGAAAGGACCTTGTGCACAGCATCCTGGGATAGGAGAGGCCAGCCAAAGATGAGAAACAAGGAGTAGAGGTATGTGGCAAAAAGAGAGAACACCACACCCTAGAGGAAAAAAGCCCCCAAAAATTTATCCAAAAATacttgaaaaaaatgttaataattttttttttaaatccacacgAGTGGTTGCCCAAAAAAGAGGCTGCTTAACGCTTAGATGCTCCTTGACTCTCGCACACAGCCCCACATGCACAATACTAGCAGAGCTAGCAGGCCTTCAAGTGAAGGTATGTGCATGCGCTCAAATATCCTTTGCTGTGGCAGCAGTTCCAACTCAGCTAGCAGAAACAGGAGATGCTCGATGAGTGCGGTAGTCCTTGAAGGAGAGCGGAGGAGACAGGGATGCGGCTCTCTTCAGAAGCAACGGGAAGAATGAGAACGACAAGGAGGGAGAGGCTGAATCCCAAGGCCTGATCCCCACCTTCCAGTCTCGGTGCGTGTCCGATGGCtttctgctgcagtgtatgagcgtgtgcatgcgtgcgtgcgtgtgggtGCGTGAGGGTAAGGGACAGATAGAATGATGGAAAAGGAGGGGGGAGGGatggaaagagggagagagggagagagacagagggagaaaaagagagagagtgagagagagagagaaagaggtagagagagagcgagaggatgCTGCCAGCTCGTCTTTCTGGACTGTTGCTGCTGCGGTGCTTCTGCGCAGCAGCACGGTGTCATGGCAGCCTCCTCCCTGATTGGCCAATCGGAAGGCAGCTCTCACCAACAGCTCCTCCCACTGCAGGTGATAAGaaggatgagagaggaagacaagagaggagaagagggggaAGGAGAGATTGGGGGATGGAGGGAAAACGGGGGATGGGGATGAGGGGAAATCAGGAGGGGCAGATGGAGGAATGTTGAGAATGAAAaggcaaattaaattaaaagaaatttCAATGCTCAGTggattaattaaatgcaaacatGAAGATACCATGATTCATGTTAGGCtacattaatgtttaaaaatatgaatgcattCAAAATATAATCTACTAAAGATTAGTGTCTGCTATATATTCTCAAAAACCTATTAGACTTCCACAGACGAATGTATGATGATTTTATTATTGGTTTTCAGTGTAATTTTCGAGTGAATATGAATGCTGCTTCTGTGTAAATATGTCAGGAGCATTTGATTACCTGGTCACATCTGAtggaatctgataaatgccgtggAGTGGAATCTGACAGATGCTTTTTGTCACCGGTCAGCAGGAATTAAGTGAGGCTGTTCTGCACCCTGGAGGCAACACACAAGTACTGCAAGCAACACAGAGTTATCACATTAGGTCATAAATCTGGCAAATTATGCAGAGAATTAAAACAGAAATTAGGTTGGAAACTTAAAAAACATATACCCCTTATTTGGCATTTGTTGCAACCTGTGCTCTGAATGGCGCTGGTCTAGTGAAGAGTGCCTCTTGGCGGAAAGGACCCAGTCATCAAACTTGTAATAATAGCAAAATAAGGAAATGGCAGCATTTACTTGTACTTGGCAGCAGTGGTTAGCAAACAGTTCAGTCTTACGGAACTGTCCATGGTTCtcagacagaaaaatgtaagaaaaaagcaaatgaaaatgagcaTTCAGTACAAGAATTGTGATTGCTGAAAGCTCTCAATTTCTAATTTCTTAGAGAGTGACTGACCAGAACTTTCTTGTTCTTTCTAGCTCTACTGTGCACGGAATGTGAGCATTCTTATTAGCAGCCTGAGGTTAATCCAATTACCTGAATTTAAAGGACCATAATAGAGCTACTTGGAGACACCAAGAATCTAATCATCTTCTTTGAAGGGATTTTCCCTTTAAGTTATGCAATGGCACTGCAGGGCTACCCTGACATCCCAGGCCACACAAATCAGTTGCCAGGCTAAGCAGATCAGGACAAACACTCTCTCACCTTTAACCAATGTAGCCGTGACCACTGAAGCAGTACAGCGCTGCTCGGGACCGCCTGGGCTTTTTTGTCCACTTCTCCTCTGAGGAGAGAATGCCCTGTCTCCATTCAGAGTCTCTAGGTACACCGCAGGCAAATGGGAACCTCCACAATCTGACAAGCCTAGTGGATTCGCACAGCTCCCGGCCTGAGCCTGGCGTGGAGGTGAGGATCCAGGAGGCCTGCGCCGAAGACAAAGGACTGACAGTTGTCACCACTGCAGGTTGGATCTTTTCGCCTTTATGGAGTCCGCAGATAAAACTGGGTCGCTGGGGCTTCCGTCACGGCATTGAGAGCGAGAAGGTGGAGGCCCTGATGGATGACCACTCAGACATTGCTCGTTCCTACTTTCTACGCAGGGCGTCGAGGTGAGGGTCAAAACTATTTGTTCTCATGGCTTGGTCCCAGCAAAGGACTCCACTGTGTGAAAAAAGGTGTAACAACTCATTTATGAATTCGGTGACATTTGTTTATAAATTTTGAATTGTACCAAAATAATTGAATTGAATCTAATTGAATTGTGCAGAAATGTGAGACCACACCAGATACTGCAGATCCATGCAAGTATCATTGTGATGCTGGTTTAAATATTGCTGCATCACtagatttatttttctgtgtcaCTTAACCAGGGATATGGTGAACAGCTGGTTTGTCGAAAATTCTGCTCGGAGTTGCAGACAGGGAACTCGGTGTCATAAGGATGCCACCACAAGCATTGACCATTTGGAGCGCCGCAGGGAGTCCCACCCATTGTGCTACCCTTCCAGGAAGCACTCTGGGTCTTTAATGGAAAGGCCATCATCCACCATCCCTGTAAAGGACTGGTGCGACTTTCTGACCGTTGAGAAGGGAGCTCGGTCACCAAGGTCACCGCACTCACAGTTGTCCCCGCGGTCACCTCGGGCCCTGAAAGCCCCACAATGTTCATGGCAAGCGGGGCCATGCAGCCGGCGTGCTTCCTGTGACTGGATGGTGGAGCTGATTGGTGGAGTCCCCAATCGCCAGGCGGTGTTTGAGGTTTGTCAGAGGGTCCTGCAACATGTATGTGAAGCTCTCACTGCTGAGCGCTGCTCCTTTGCTCTGGTTAAAGaggacagtgggggaagacatCTCAGTGGAACAGTCTTTTGTGCAAACGATGACATTTTCAATAATGACTTTACTCATCCAAGCTGGGATAAGTGCATCATGGAACATGTGGTAGCTACTGGGAATCCCATCAACATCATGGATGTCTATGAGGTAACTATAGTTTCTGCttaaagttgagctttattgtcatttccaATATATACATGgtagtacatagtgaaatgaaaccacGTTTCTTCTGAACCTGGTGCTATATGtatcatttaaacaaagttacatactgacataaagtgcacatgtgcgacaGACATACCTGGCAACATAAAGTGCATACATAGGACACAAGTAGTGCAAGAACAACAGAATATCACTACAGACAGCTCCAAAAACCAGCGAAACaagtcatgaaggtgcagagaatgtgcaaatactgctgtaatagaaatgaTATCTTCTGAACATATGAAGTAGAGTGTCTTTATCAGTTCAGAGTGAAAGTCCTTCAGTGTTctggtgtctgatggcctgtgggatgaagctgttgcacagtctgacagtgagggcccgaatgctttgtTACCATTTTTCTGGACAGTAGGACGgagaagagtgcatgtgaggggtgtcaaCAGTAGATGTCAACATCTAAACCGTGGTTCCACACACATTCTTATAACATTTGAATCCCTACGAGCATTTGATGCATACCCTGAAAATTATGTCAAAGTTGTGTTTTTAAGCTTCCTAAACTTGTCGATAACTGCCACAAACTAAACGTGGTATTATTGTGTGATCAAAAATTGGCCATTAGCAATCAGATCCTCACAGCTTAAAGAACCTCAACAGCATTTATATTAAAGCAACACAGATATACAGAATTTAAAAGGTTAGAAAATGATAAACACTAGAGGTGAGACTGTGATGTAACACAAGCGACACGCATGTTCCTTGATGAGTCTATTTCAGTCTGAGGTTAGCCAAGGTaggctgtgttgcagtgtacatttacagcacgaAATCTAATACTGAATGCAAGACAATCACTTTGGCTTGCATGACTTTGACTCTCAGCTTTCGCTGTCCATTGCCGATCACTTCAAAAACAACCAGTAGGCAACTGCAACAAAGTCATCGTCCATAATAACATACCCACATGATCTCCATATAGGACCCAAGGTTCAGTTCAGGAGTGGATCAGAACTCACTGACCAGACCCAAGAGCATTCTAAGCATGCTTGTTCGGAACCCCAGAGAGGAGGTCAGATGATATTTGAATATAATTATCCGCCCTATAATAATATGTCTTTATATGTGATAAATTCTGAAACCTTTTTAAACCATAGGTTGTTGGTGTGGTAATGGTAATCAACAAGAAACCCACTGGATTCTGGGAAGGATGTGTTTTTTCACAGCAAGATGAGAAGGTGATGAAGTTGAAACcatacagataaataaataaataagttgtcTTTTGTTCtctaaaaaatcattttattgacaGGTCCTCGTAACCCACATGTCAATGCTTGGGGTGATTTTGGACAACGCTCAACTGTGTGAGAATGCGGAGCAAGAAAGCAAACGTAACCAGGTATAATCCCAAATTGTCGCTTGGACGTCTTTTAACAAAATATTCAAGTTGATTACTGGCTATTTCTCATTCAGGTGCTGCTAGACTTGGCCAGtttgctctctgaacagcaCGACTCTCAGGAGTCTCTATTGAACAAAATGGCTCATGCCATCTTGCCCGTCACCAAAGCCCAGCTTTGCTCTGTTTTCATTGCTGACACTGATGACATGGTAACAACTGACAGacaacataattaaaacattattaaaactgTTTTGGGCTCATTCTGAAATGTCTTTCTCATGTGGCGTAGGACTCTTTCTCACAAGTGGTGGACATTCAACAGACGGGCCTCAACCAATACGAGCAAACATGCAAAAGGTTTGGAGATCACTTTCAACGGCAATGGTCATATGCGTAGCCATTGCCTACTGTAAAATTctgttattaattttttttaaaccagggaATGTGATGTCAGTGGGATAATCCATGCATATGCTGTTCATGTGAAGAAATCGATGGAAACGCTCAACGTTGCCAATGTAGCCACTGACCACAGCGAGTCCAAGCTGGTAAGAAAATTaagaaactgaaataaaaaaagaataaatttgATGTTACCGGAGGTGCTGCATACTAGGCAATAGTATGGATTATGTTACATTTTGGAGCACTGCTGGACAGTATAATCTTACCTGCCTACCATCCTAACGTTGTACCATCTTTTGTACTTTTCTGAAGGTGGCTGAACAACCAGGCACCGAGCTGCAGAGTCTGATTTGCACGCCTGTCAGAAATGGACGA includes the following:
- the pde5aa gene encoding cGMP-specific 3',5'-cyclic phosphodiesterase codes for the protein MPCLHSESLGTPQANGNLHNLTSLVDSHSSRPEPGVEVRIQEACAEDKGLTVVTTAGWIFSPLWSPQIKLGRWGFRHGIESEKVEALMDDHSDIARSYFLRRASRDMVNSWFVENSARSCRQGTRCHKDATTSIDHLERRRESHPLCYPSRKHSGSLMERPSSTIPVKDWCDFLTVEKGARSPRSPHSQLSPRSPRALKAPQCSWQAGPCSRRASCDWMVELIGGVPNRQAVFEVCQRVLQHVCEALTAERCSFALVKEDSGGRHLSGTVFCANDDIFNNDFTHPSWDKCIMEHVVATGNPINIMDVYEDPRFSSGVDQNSLTRPKSILSMLVRNPREEVVGVVMVINKKPTGFWEGCVFSQQDEKVLVTHMSMLGVILDNAQLCENAEQESKRNQVLLDLASLLSEQHDSQESLLNKMAHAILPVTKAQLCSVFIADTDDMDSFSQVVDIQQTGLNQYEQTCKRECDVSGIIHAYAVHVKKSMETLNVANVATDHSESKLVAEQPGTELQSLICTPVRNGRRGTIIGVCQLVNKQSEGSGEMDVFSRADERLLEDFAVYCGLGLQNFRIMEAAEKTRAKQEVTREVLSYHISASKEEILALQEAAIPSAQSLSILDFGFSDFGLSDSITTQATVRMFLDLNLVQDFSIDYKSLCQWVLSVRRGYRRDVAYHNWSHAITTAQCMFAMLMATGDLQSQFSSLEILALMIATLCHDLDHRGVNNSYITRSQQPLAQLYGHSSLEHHHFDLCLLILNNPGSEILSGLSQEDYRLCLEMIEKNILATDLALYMRRRSEFFHLVKGDKICWQDQKHRELLRSMLMTASDISAITKPWPVQKRIANLVATEFFAQGDREKHEFKIRPLDVMNRDNSNRLPDMQVEYIDGICSPLYEALADLYDSCSPLLKGCEMNRKNWQHFEEGEESDE